The window TATTTATAACCCGACGGAGAGTTGAGGAATTCACAGAGTGACAGAAGCTGTCGTCTGATGACAGCGGGAGCTCACGCTGAGGGGTCTAATGGCTTTTGGAGGCTAAATTATGTCTGTGATGCTTTCAGTCAAGCGAAGCTAAATTCCTTCAAACCCTGAACAAAGatcagtcagtgacagactcacaggaagtcttacccttttTAGGGACCTGATGCTGCTCCCACGAATCGCCGCCATCAGGTCGTCACGGCTCGACCTCTGCGGCGGCGGCAGGCGGGACGTTTCGTCTCGTCTCTTCTGCAGCGACGGCTTCAAGGCGTTCTTCAGCTCTTTGAGAATATCGACGCTCTCCTTTTCGTTGGCGCCGTTCTTGAGCTTCTTCGACTTTGGTTTCCTCTGGTTCGACTGAGCCTTCGTGCTGTTGGAGCCTTCGTGCTGTTTGACCATTTCGGCGATCTTCCTGGTTGGCGGGTCTAGCGACGGGCACGGAGGGGGAGGAGGATTTCTGTTCTGATTTTCAACTATTTTAGATGATTGTGACGACTTCTTTGGTGGTTTGTTTTCTGCAGATGAACCAGAATCTTGTCCCGACACCTCTGACGGACTCTGCTCCTTCTTCTGTTGGAGCCTCCTCTGTCGCTGTTGGTCCTGGTTGCGCGTCAGGATGCTGGTCGCCGTCATCCTCGGGCCCGGGAGGTCGAACTGGTAGCCGAGCTTGAGCAGAGTGGTGTTTTCTCTCAGCAGCTGGACCATCTCCATCTCCACCTTCCCCCCACAGATGTGCCTCTGGTTGTGGAAGCGAAGCTCCACCAGCGTCCTGTTGTGCTGCAGCGCCGCCAGCAGAGCCAGGATACCCTGACCGGACACGAAGTTGGACTCTACGTTCAGGTTTCTGATTGAGCTGTTCTCACAAAGCATCTTGGAGATGGCGAAGGCAACCCGGTCGTCGGCGTGAGTGTTGGCGAGACTGAAAACATGGACGTGAGTGTTTGTGCTCAGAGCCTCGGCAAAACGAAGCAAGGTCTCCTGGGAAATGTCTTCGATGTTGTTGAGGTTGACTTCGTTCATGGCTGGATCATCACGCAGAATCTGCTCCAGAGCGTCTTCGAT is drawn from Thunnus thynnus chromosome 5, fThuThy2.1, whole genome shotgun sequence and contains these coding sequences:
- the lmod2a gene encoding leiomodin-2a, with product MSTFGYQRELKKYEDVDEDKLLATLSSEELQELERELADLDPDDNVPIGLRQKDQTAKTPSGTFDRDALLKYWEDENKKLLEDEKVESNAEQEGRPDKSRGERVKASASDAGKTPDNVRNLDNDRKKSSQKGKKSQSVFNKNHAKEDKMEKKDECKKEAPIRSKCPEKKVLSKGSRSESSRTETTNQNLNVTSDRASGNPTVIEDALEQILRDDPAMNEVNLNNIEDISQETLLRFAEALSTNTHVHVFSLANTHADDRVAFAISKMLCENSSIRNLNVESNFVSGQGILALLAALQHNRTLVELRFHNQRHICGGKVEMEMVQLLRENTTLLKLGYQFDLPGPRMTATSILTRNQDQQRQRRLQQKKEQSPSEVSGQDSGSSAENKPPKKSSQSSKIVENQNRNPPPPPCPSLDPPTRKIAEMVKQHEGSNSTKAQSNQRKPKSKKLKNGANEKESVDILKELKNALKPSLQKRRDETSRLPPPQRSSRDDLMAAIRGSSIRSLKRVDPSQT